One Pecten maximus chromosome 16, xPecMax1.1, whole genome shotgun sequence DNA window includes the following coding sequences:
- the LOC117345363 gene encoding nose resistant to fluoxetine protein 6-like, giving the protein MNTINVRKGNMSYLLFFGILILSSCVNAGGTPDYGKAMEMLRNMANSDHARMTRTTLITELFEGLLGSSQTYINRLKDALSVDMTEVSGENFNISEDCLNDAKQVIIGLERKEQWAIQMLDAMAKPPSDILSGNLYWTGGYEECLAVEGTAFVNMTSNTGPQYQINARQCLGVLQLGKLGAYMGFCVPKRCSVEDANRLVNTAFSVFSDTYRITGMVCPEVETEYDTKAIISLLICSIIGLIMVIGTGYDVIVVRRTHKEGNDNVSPNAHTTVDNKGASLNESTSLLIKSKSDKAKERDQGILVKIIMAFSVMSNGEKILSTAQGEGSLTALNGMRFLSISWVILGHCFIFSLTSPSINPLRYSQMVYHRWTFQAIMNAFVSVDTFFTMSGLLLAYLFMKDIKKNRKMNWPLFYFHRFWRLTPIYMLVLMIDSTLTKYMGGNGGPMWQREGTDPFCEDSWWKNLLYINNISDLTKMCMAWSWYLSNDMQFFVISPLLLVPLYRKKFVGLIVCVVALFASLLTTGILSTHNEWATSPLLPGMSQAQSDSYSNDYYVKPWCRISPYIVGILTGFALHECECKFKLNKWLNLLCWLVAAGVACSVLYGLYGPITGSSISVPVASLYNTVNRAAWGACVCWVIFACATGNGGFVNTLLSWKAFVPLSRLSYAAYLIHLVFITVIVTKEQYPTYTSVVSQVIFFLGILVITFLSSFVVSLAFESPMMGLEKVIFPRKKRN; this is encoded by the exons ATGAACACTATCAATGTACGTAAGGGGAATATGTCTTACTTATTATTTTTCGGGATTTTGATACTGTCGTCCTGCGTCAATGCGGGTGGAACGCCAGACTATGGTAAAGCTATGGAGATGTTGAGAAATATGGCAAACAGCGACCACGCCAGAATGACAAGAACTACGTTAATCACTGAGCTGTTTGAGGGTCTTCTTGGATCGTCACAAACGTACATCAATAGACTCAAGGATGCTTTGTCAGTGGATATGACTGAAGTGTCGGGAGAAAACTTTAATATTTCCGAAGATTGTTTGAATGATGCAAAGCAAGTTATTATTGGTTTAGAAAGGAAGGAGCAATGGGCCATACAAA TGCTCGACGCCATGGCCAAGCCTCCCAGTGACATTCTGAGCGGTAACCTGTATTGGACAGGAGGTTATGAGGAGTGTCTGGCCGTGGAAGGTACGGCGTTTGTTAATATGACCAGTAATACCGGGCCACAGTACCAGATAAACGCCAGACAGTGTCTCGGGGTCCTACAACTG GGGAAACTCGGGGCGTACATGGGATTTTGTGTGCCAAAAAGATGTAGTGTGGAGGACGCTAACAGGCTTGTTAACACAG CGTTTTCCGTGTTCTCCGACACCTATCGGATCACTGGTATGGTCTGTCCCGAGGTGGAAACTGAGTATGACACAAAAGCCATCATCAGCTT ATTGATTTGCAGTATCATCGGTCTTATCATGGTAATTGGAACCGGATATGACGTAATAGTCGTAAGACGGACACACAAAGAAGGGAATGATAATGTCAGCCCTAACGCTCATACGACAGTTGATAACAAAGGGGCTTCTCTAAACGAGAGTACCAGTCTTCTGATTAAATCAAAGTCTGATAAGGCGAAGGAGAGAGATCaag GCATTCTTGTGAAAATCATAATGGCGTTCTCGGTGATGTCTAATGGAGAGAAGATTCTAAGTACCGCCCAGGGCGAGGGCAGTCTGACCGCTCTAAACGGCATGAGGTTCCTCAGTATATCCTGGGTTATACTCGgccattgttttatattttcacttaCTTCGCCTTCAA TTAATCCACTTCGTTACTCTCAGATGGTATACCATAGATGGACGTTCCAGGCGATTATGAATGCCTTTGTGTCTGTAGACACGTTTTTCACTATGAG TGGTCTGTTGTTAGCCTACCTATTTATGAAGGACATAAAGAAAAACAGGAAAATGAACTGGCCGTTATTCTACTTTCACAGATTCTGGAG GTTGACCCCGATATATATGTTGGTGCTGATGATTGATTCTACTTTAACCAAATACATGGGAGGTAATGGCGGACCAATGTGGCAGCGAGAAGGAACCGATCCCTTCTGTGAGGATTCTTGGTGGAAAAATCTACTGTATATCAACAACATATCTGATTTAACTAAAATG TGTATGGCCTGGTCTTGGTACCTGTCGAACGACATGCAGTTTTTCGTCATCAGTCCACTTCTACTAGTGCCACTCTATCG TAAAAAGTTCGTAGGCCTGATAGTATGTGTGGTAGCATTGTTTGCATCACTATTGACAACGGGAATACTCAGTACTCATAACGAATGGGCTACTTCCCCCCTGCTACCAGGCATGTCACAAGC ACAGTCCGATTCCTACAGTAACGATTACTACGTTAAGCCCTGGTGTAGGATCAGCCCGTATATCGTCGGTATATTAACCGGATTCGCTCTCCATGAGTGTGAATGTAAATTCAAACTCAACAAG tGGTTAAATCTACTGTGTTGGTTGGTTGCCGCTGGTGTCGCCTGTTCTGTGCTGTACGGATTGTATGGGCCGATTACCGGCTCGTCTATCAGTGTACCCGTGGCTTCCCTATACAACACTGTGAACAGAGCCGCATGGGGAGCATGTGTCTGCTGGGTCATATTCGCATGCGCAACAGGAAATGGGG GTTTTGTGAATACCCTTCTGTCTTGGAAAGCGTTCGTGCCACTCAGTCGTTTGTCGTACGCGGCTTATCTTATACATCTAGTGTTTATCACCGTCATAGTGACTAAAGAACAATACCCCACTTATACTTCAGTTGTCAGCCAG GTGATATTCTTTCTCGGGATTTTGGTGATAACATTCTTAAGTTCCTTCGTCGTGTCTCTCGCGTTCGAGTCTCCGATGATGGGGTTGGAAAAGGTTATATTTCCTCGAAAGAAACGTAACTAA
- the LOC117344683 gene encoding nose resistant to fluoxetine protein 6-like, translated as MNITNVRKGNMSNLLFLGILILSSCVNAGGTPDYGKAMEMLRNMANSDHARMTRTTLITELFEGLLGSSQTYINRLKDALSVDMTEVSGENFNISEDCLNDAKQVIIGLERKEQWAIQMLDAMAKPPSDILSGNLYWTGGYEECLAVEGTAFVNMTSNNGPRYQINARQCLGVLQLVSRTHLQDTTILMLYVLMGNSGRYIGFCVPKRCSVEDANRLVNTAFSVFSDTYRITGMVCPEVETEYDTKAIISLLICSIIGLMMVIGTGYDVIIVRRTQKEGNNNISPNSHTTVDNTGASLNESTSLLIKSKSDKAKERDQGILVKIIMAFSVMSNGEKILSTAQGEGSLTALNGMRFLSISWVILGHCFMFALTSPTSKDDLFHRIFGATRISKTGYRTVPLYSDYLYF; from the exons ATGAACATAACTAATGTACGTAAGGGGAATATGTCTAACTTATTATTTCTCGGAATTTTGATACTGTCGTCCTGCGTCAATGCGGGTGGAACGCCAGACTATGGTAAAGCTATGGAGATGTTGAGAAATATGGCAAACAGCGATCACGCCAGAATGACAAGAACTACGTTAATCACTGAGCTGTTTGAGGGTCTTCTTGGATCGTCACAAACGTACATCAATAGACTCAAGGATGCTTTGTCAGTGGATATGACTGAAGTGTCGGGAGAAAACTTTAATATTTCCGAAGATTGTTTGAATGATGCAAAGCAAGTTATTATTGGTTTAGAAAGGAAGGAGCAATGGGCCATACAAA TGCTCGACGCCATGGCCAAGCCTCCCAGTGACATTCTGAGCGGTAACCTGTATTGGACAGGAGGTTATGAGGAGTGTCTGGCCGTGGAAGGTACGGCGTTTGTTAATATGACCAGTAATAATGGGCCGCGGTACCAGATAAACGCCAGACAGTGTCTCGGGGTCCTACAACTGGTAAGTCGAACACATCTACAGGATACAACCATTCTTATGCTTTACGtattaat GGGAAACTCGGGGCGGTACATTGGATTTTGTGTGCCAAAAAGATGTAGTGTGGAGGACGCTAACAGGCTTGTTAACACAG CGTTTTCCGTGTTCTCCGACACCTATCGGATCACTGGTATGGTCTGTCCCGAGGTGGAAACTGAGTATGACACAAAAGCCATCATCAGCTT ATTGATTTGCAGTATCATCGGTCTTATGATGGTAATTGGAACCGGATATGACGTAATAATCGTAAGACGTACGCAAAAAGAAGGGAATAATAATATCAGCCCTAACTCTCATACGACAGTTGATAACACAGGGGCTTCTCTAAACGAGAGTACCAGTCTTCTGATTAAATCAAAGTCTGATAAGGCGAAGGAGAGAGATCaag gCATTCTTGTTAAAATCATAATGGCGTTCTCGGTGATGTCTAACGGAGAGAAGATTCTAAGTACCGCTCAGGGCGAGGGCAGTCTGACCGCTCTAAACGGCATGAGGTTCCTCAGTATATCCTGGGTTATACTCGGCCATTGTTTTATGTTTGCGCTGACCTCGCCTACAAGTAAGGATGACTTATTTCATAGGATATTCGGGGCGACGCGAATTTCTAAAACCGGATACAGGACAGTTCCTTTGTATTCTGATTATTTGTATTTCTAG